tagctactcaggatagcttatgaaaaagagcttatgcctATATATAgctagcttattttcaatttatatcaataatttttttaaaatagcttatgaataagtgcttaaggtcataagtgcttaattaagctgttttttttttatattttaatatagaAACCCAATCAACCCTTCCGATCCAATGCGAAAGTCATCGAGTTGGTTTGGGTCGGGTCTGAAGGTAAAAATTCACTAAATCCGATCCAATTCAACTTAAACCAAACAACTTTGATTGGTTCGGATTCTATTTAATCCAAAAATCCATCCAACTCATTATATGTGCactaaaaaaatcacttttttaactttttacgTTCAACGACTGGCGGTCAAAAACCTTCCTTAAAGGCACATGTCACTAGGTGCTCAAAAGCATGCGTGTGTTCAAATATCAGGACTCATCTtgttgtaaattttttttttttttaaatgatcttATTGTAAATGTTGTTTCTTTATATAGGTCATAGTCAAAGAAGACCCTTTATTCAGGACTCATCTTGTTGTAAATGTTGTTTCTTTATTTAGGTCATACCAGATTAATTACTATACTTTACTTGAAATATGGAACATGTGAATAATTCTTAATTACTTGAGATCCATATAGATGTTGCGCCGTCCTGCATGCTTGAACCACTAGTTCTTTAATTGAGCATCTCCTATAATTCTTTCAACTAAGTAAAAAAAGCATTACTCATTTActcttgttattttatttttttgaaactactCTTGTTATTGATGTTGCGCCGTTTTGAATCTTTccttgaacaaaataaaaaataaaaaacagagaACTACAAGGTGAAGACTACAGTGTCATCATTTTTTGGGTTCCACCGGTGCCCTCATCAAAAAAACTTTTATAAAAAGGAGGACACTCAATACCTCTTTAATTACCACcattgatataatattaaaaaaattgaatggttCAGATTGAGTTAATAAAGTtaccaaaatacccatttcaaaccctaattcttcttcacttaaaaaaaaaaaaactcttccttCCAACCTCCACAGccaccttcttcctcctccacccAAGCCTGGTCCTTTTCCACCTCCGACGACCATCCACCCCCGCGACCCCACCCTGCACCCCTTTGATCGAGTCCAAAAATCTCACCAAATCCCCACACACATCAAGTACCTTCTTCACCGCTGCTGCACTGTGTGAGGCTCCAGTCGAACGCTACTCGCCATCGATCGAAGATCCTCGGCGGCTGTTGCGGTTTCCCTCAAGGATTCCTCACCGAATGCTACATTCCTCGCGATAGCCTTATTTTGTAATATTCAGATCTAGAAACTACAAGATCTATTGATCCAGATCTGTTTTTGGATGGTGTCATTTTCATCTATTTTGCAATTGTCATCTTCTTAGGTACTACCCAGATCTGTTTTTCTTTATGGTTGTGTCATTTTAGAAGGTTTGATAATGTACATGTGATTTGGAAACAGTTTCATAGCAGCACTTTTTAATGTGATTGCATATCATTCAAGTAATTGTTTATCTCAACATTTGTCAAAatcgttgattttacttttaaatCGCACCATTATGAATCTTGATACTTGAGGTTAATTAAAATCATGTTGCTATGGGGCACCTATTCTGGTATATTATATGGTTTCTTCTCTATGATATTGAAAACTTCAGCAAGTTGTGTGATGATCACTTCCTTAGAATTTGCAGGCCTAAACCTCATTTTCAATGTTGTATGGGTTCTAGTTCTGGGTTTTATTTTTGTCGATTTTAATTTTTCCATAGGTGGCTTTGGTTTCAATCACTCTCCTATTTAGTTATGTTAAATGATATTGTTGAGTTTTATGTTTTGATTCAGAAGAAAGATGAACCCAAACGAAAggagaaggaaagaaaaaggaagTAGACAAATATTTTTGCAGCCAGCTACTGGAGGTTGAAAACCGCCACAATACTTAAGGGATAAATTTGTAATCTCACGTCAAAATTTTGGGGGACACCGGTGTCCCCATTTTCATGGGTGATACCATAGCCTTCACGGAACTACAATagcaaaaattgatttttttttttttgatatcgCGCGCCATCAATTATCAACACTTATttcatttcaaaacaaaaaaatgataaattctTTTATACATTGAGATGAAATTACTTTTTACACTTagctattatatatatatatatatatatatatatatatatatatatatatatatccaacCAAACACTaagaccatatacaatggttaaacaaaaaatgttttgtttaacccttttctaccccactttttctcttcccaacactccacatcatcttctctctccaattcaacaaactctcaacaattactcactccaatggttttacttaactctcaacaccctaccccaccactcaccctaccccaccacttttttatttcacatttttatttaattttatatttttgtttttataattacataaaattacaattatcgatttaaattaaattaaaacaataaacacttaacaattttttttaaaaatatagactataattttttttttcttaacttaaaatgcaagacaacaaactaagcatacaagaatttattttattttcttaaaataaaatgcaagacaacaaactaagcacaccatatcttaaaatgcaagacaaggaaaaactacgcacacaacacacaaataacgtaattagtacgatacaaatcatcttcaatcccgagacattccaaactttgcccagatgtgcttcactagatctgcttgcagttcatgatgaacatttgaatcacgcaactcggatctagcacgcacatgatttgcaaaagcgggtaaaacctcagtcgagtatggttgctgtgtactagatccaccttccccagattgctcaaaatcggtccaacgttgagcatatgaatctcgttcatcctcgacaatcatattatgtaatatgatgcatgacctcataatgatactcaagtcatctatgtcccacaagcgagctggttcacggatgattttaaaacgagcttgaagaactccaaatgcacgttcaatgtccttccgacatccctcctgaacttttgcaaataacttatcgggttcactttgaggaagtctaatcgttttgacgaaagttggataagaaggatagataccatcggctagatagtatgccatattatagggacgaccattcacaaagaaattcacagctggagcctttccctgttccacgtcatcaaacactggtgaccgatctagaacgtttatgttgttcaacgttccaggacatccaaaaaaggcatgccagatccataggtcataagttgcaactgcttcaagaataactgttgtggttcccttatcccctctagtaaattgaccttcccatgctttaggacaatttttccactcccaatgcatgcagtcaatactcccgatcatgcctgggaacccccgcatgtcattagcatgtagtattctttgcaggtcttcttgggttggtgctctcaggtactgttgctcatacaatcgtatgattcctttacagaatctacgtaaacactccaatgttgtagtacctccaattttgatgtactcatcgaccgcatctgctgccacaccatatgctaacattcgcattgctgtggtacattttgctaagggtgatataccttgtttattggctgcatcaacgcgttgggtgaagtagttatcactacttgaaaggtcatcaacgattcgaaggaaaatatgtttttgcatccggtaccgacgacgaaacattgcatcgtcatatgtaggctcattggcaaagtagtcgccaATTAGCCTCTGGTTTGCCGCTGTATGATCTCTACCGAGATATTTTCTACTACGAGGTGCAGTATCTTCTCGAATTTTTCTTCGACGCTCTCTAAATCGGTTGagtacataagcttcttcaatttgactatTTTGAATGTATGCTGCAAGATCAAAAGGACAATCAGATGGAtacattttttgtgaaatttgaagtagattggaagagatttgggatattggtacatcaatggatctatgagtccatataagtaggtacattgaatggtggttgagtgccgcatctgaaataagttatcaaccagagttaattatcggaaaaggacaagattcgaattgagtggtacatattcaaacacagttacccgagaattattaaagccaaacactactgacttgacaccacgggcaaattattaaagcaaacactacagacttgacaccactagtggatctgaaataagttatcaaccagagttaattatcggaaaaggacaagattcgaattgagtggtacatattcaaacacagttacccgagaattattaaagccaaacactactgacttgacaccacgggcaaattattaaagcaaacactacagacttgacaccactggtggatctgaaataagttatcaaccagagctAATtgtcggaaaaggacaagattcgaattgagtggtacatattcaaacacagttactcatacattaaagcaaacattacatagctgtcaccacttgaaaattattaaagcgaacattaaagcaaacattaaagcaaacactacagacttcacACCACTAACAAGTTTGACCAAATACAGACAAAGACTTgcttgaaattaatttccaaatagctctttagacaactgctctaacaactctttcttacggtcactgagatgctcttccgaagttagctttagatacatactaactttcttagcattagtcttctctttcatcgcattagtcttctctttcatcaattcgttagtctctgcttgcaccgatgctatcttGTCCAATCGTTCAAGTTCTTTCTCCTTGAATTGGATATAAGAATCCCACTCTTTGTCCACCACCTCGTTGAcatcttctctaattttctttttactcttttttttagctgcctccctacccattggacgaggaattgatcctatagagtttgagccacttgcatcactgtcgtgtgatctcttagatccactacttctcgagccactatttcctcctacctgactacaaaaaacgtggttgatcacggagagcgcgccattcttccatcaaagtaaattgaccaatcttcccacttgcgaataattcctgcgcttttgcgataacatcatcctccgaccaaccgcttcgttgctcacgcttagcgctatcataagcgccaatccatttacccaaTCTTGcgttcatataattccaacggtttcggcaggcaacccaatcgcgcggaggatcgaatgagcaatgctcattacaatactcattacaatactcattacaatactcagcaatatctctccaaaatgtttctcctttctggtttcttccgacaacactgcttgttccacaattaatccacccactaattagcactagattttgtgcagtgttccatgcgggtGAAAGGGCttttttgctcttaggagtgacttcattaacttcattatcagctgacccgccaccaagattgacttgtgttgaaaattccggaaattccggcacatcaacactcggaaaattttcaggaaccactggcatataaccactagactggggtgtttgagatgaatatctcacagatccataagatAGATGAGAGTTTGGAACAATTGATGATTGGTTAAAGttttgtatgttttgaggaggttggtacgaatattgatttggatctggataatagtttggattttgaggacgttggttggagatttgatgtgggacttgataatagtttggattttgaggacgttggtaagaaatttgatttggatcttcatagttgttgtgattttggttgtaaaatgggttgtttgaagaattcagggtgttgaaatggtgattgttgggatccatttcaatacaaatgctaatagatagataaataagatggtaagagagataataagagagtgaaaaaacttggtttttttttctgtgtccaaatcaaacgaaccaagtctctatttatagagaaaaaaaaatcatgaattttggtacaaatttttttttcagaaaaatttttttttgatgaaataattgagttcaaaagataaggaaaaacgaaatcCGGAGCAACCAACCAGAGGAAGCCACGTGGCAGGGGAGGAGAAAAAGTCGTTTCTCTCTCCTGAGACAAGGCGCGTCACGCGCCTTGTTTCCGCGTGCAGTGCACGCGCCTGCGAGGGCCATTCAGAGGGCGCCACGTGGCGTCCCTCTCTCCTCTCAACTTTGTTGAATTCCTTCAACATTTCAGCCATTCCTCTCTCCTCTCAACTGACTTCAATAACCATTGGATGCTCTCAACAAGATTCAACAAGCCTCAACATCAATCCTCAACATCCATTGTAT
This is a stretch of genomic DNA from Lotus japonicus ecotype B-129 chromosome 1, LjGifu_v1.2. It encodes these proteins:
- the LOC130715035 gene encoding uncharacterized protein LOC130715035 → MESEVTNNSIVLYSSQTPQSSGYMPVVPENFPSVDVPEFPEFSTQVNLGGGSADNEVNEVTPKSKKALSPAWNTAQNLVLISGWINCGTSSVVGRNQKGETFWRDIAEYCNEYCNEYCNEHCSFDPPRDWVACRNRWNYMNARLGKWIGAYDSAKREQRSGWSEDDVIAKAQELFASGKIGQFTLMEEWRALRDQPWCEVSYIQNSQIEEAYVLNRFRERRRKIREDTAPRSRKYLGRDHTAANQRLIGDYFANEPTYDDAMFRRRYRMQKHIFLRIVDDLSSSDNYFTQRVDAANKQGISPLAKCTTAMRMLAYGVAADAVDEYIKIGGTTTLECLRRFCKGIIRLYEQQYLRAPTQEDLQRILHANDMRGFPGMIGSIDCMHWEWKNCPKAWEGQFTRGDKGTTTVILEAVATYDLWIWHAFFGCPGTLNNINVLDRSPVFDDVEQGKAPAVNFFVNGRPYNMAYYLADGIYPSYPTFVKTIRLPQSEPDKLFAKVQEGCRKDIERAFGVLQARFKIIREPARLWDIDDLSIIMRSCIILHNMIVEDERDSYAQRWTDFEQSGEGGSSTQQPYSTEVLPAFANHVRARSELRDSNVHHELQADLVKHIWAKFGMSRD